From Atribacteraceae bacterium, the proteins below share one genomic window:
- a CDS encoding mechanosensitive ion channel family protein, whose protein sequence is MTSLETTFMIDIAWRILDIVIILAGAIAFIHIFSWMVRRMIKLRFRGKSGREIHRRTKTMAPLLNSVIKYIVAFFALIAILREVGVDATALLAGAGVAGIAIGFGAQTLVRDVLTGLFLMFEDSISVGDVVQIGDITGQVEDVGLRVTHIRPFSGALFTIPNGEITRIANFNRGFTRAIVEVGISYEEDVDRTLGVLKALAEDYKKNNSQKVIEFVGIHRIARLDASGVILRLVFKVAPLEHWEVERDMLYLIKKSFDEEKIVISSAQKHVVYIRQETP, encoded by the coding sequence ATGACTTCTCTTGAAACAACCTTTATGATTGATATTGCCTGGCGAATCCTGGATATCGTGATAATCCTGGCCGGAGCGATTGCCTTCATTCATATCTTTTCCTGGATGGTGAGACGTATGATCAAGCTAAGGTTCCGGGGAAAGAGCGGTCGGGAAATCCACCGCCGGACTAAAACAATGGCACCGCTTCTAAACAGTGTCATTAAGTATATCGTGGCCTTTTTCGCCTTGATTGCCATCCTGCGAGAGGTGGGGGTGGACGCCACCGCCCTCTTGGCCGGGGCCGGGGTGGCAGGTATCGCCATTGGTTTCGGTGCCCAGACCCTGGTCAGAGATGTCCTGACCGGCTTGTTCCTGATGTTTGAAGACAGTATTTCTGTTGGAGATGTCGTTCAGATCGGTGATATTACCGGTCAGGTCGAAGATGTCGGCTTGCGGGTGACCCATATCCGTCCGTTTTCCGGTGCCTTGTTTACCATCCCTAATGGAGAAATCACGCGAATCGCCAATTTCAACCGGGGATTCACGAGAGCGATTGTGGAAGTCGGTATTTCCTATGAGGAGGACGTAGACCGGACGCTCGGGGTTTTAAAGGCGTTGGCGGAAGACTATAAAAAGAACAATAGCCAGAAAGTGATCGAATTTGTCGGTATTCACCGCATCGCCCGGCTTGACGCTTCCGGAGTGATCCTTCGCTTGGTGTTCAAAGTCGCTCCCCTTGAGCACTGGGAAGTAGAGCGCGATATGCTCTACCTGATCAAAAAAAGCTTTGACGAAGAGAAGATTGTGATCTCTTCCGCTCAGAAACACGTCGTCTATATTCGCCAGGAAACACCTTGA